The Chamaesiphon minutus PCC 6605 DNA window CGATCGTGAATAATCGCACTTTGTTCTGATGCCCAAGCACCTAGTTGACTGCTGGCCGGACGACTGTGAAAATATTCAGTCGCTTCTGATTCTGAAACCAGCTCTACCCGACCTTCAATCCGCACTTGCCGCTCTAAATCGCCCCACAAGAAGACTAGAGCGGCATAAGGACAATTTTGCAGTTCGACACCTTTTTGGCTGTTGTAATTGGTATAAAACACAAATCCGCGATCGTCAACAGCCTTGAGCAGCACCACGCGAGCCGAAGGTTTGCCCTCAGCAGTGACAGTGGCAAGAGTCATCGCATTTGGTTCTAATATATCTGCTGCCACAGCTTGCTCGAACCACAATTTGAATTGCTCGAACGGATTGGCAACGACATCTGATTCTAGTAATCCAGCCTGAGTGTAATTTTTGCGTAAATCGGCAATTTTAGTCATGGAGTTGGGAGTTGGGAGTTGGGAGTTGAGAGACTGGGGAATCGGGGGACTGAGAACGATTATTAACAACAGGATGCTTGCACCTAAACTTGCTATCCACTGTCTTGTCTTGTCTCGCTGCTTGCTGCGCTTCCATGGTCGGGGCGCATCCGCATAATCCGGGAGCGGCGCATCGACAAAGGAGGTTCCCTCCGAGTTGTGTGCGTCAAGAGAGGGAA harbors:
- the pdxH gene encoding pyridoxamine 5'-phosphate oxidase; this encodes MTKIADLRKNYTQAGLLESDVVANPFEQFKLWFEQAVAADILEPNAMTLATVTAEGKPSARVVLLKAVDDRGFVFYTNYNSQKGVELQNCPYAALVFLWGDLERQVRIEGRVELVSESEATEYFHSRPASSQLGAWASEQSAIIHDRFVLEQRLQQLETEYQNREIPKPPYWGGVRVIPQEIEFWQGRPSRLHDRLRYQLVAGKWQIDRLAP